The following coding sequences are from one Gemmatimonadota bacterium window:
- a CDS encoding methyltransferase domain-containing protein: protein MPADFHSPISRAIRPEDTAEALSKYLKSQQRGREEYALMVQAFYDLITDFYEYGWGRSFHFAPGRDGVSFEDCLTGHQHFLGEAIGLKPGMKVLDFGCGVGGPQRSIARKFGASIVGLNISEYQIGKCTTYARKEGLEDICSVLHGDFMDIPAEDGSFDAAYHIEAIAHAPDKTAAYAEAFRILRPGAFFAGYDWCMTPLYDDGNPEHREIRQGIEYGNALPQIASFADITDGLRACGFEAIEARDRAPDADPETPWYRPLEGSARTLKSLPRTPLGRRITTGVLRVLERVRAVPKGSLAISEVLNVAADSLVAGGRLGIFTPMYYHKARKPE from the coding sequence GTGCCGGCTGATTTTCATAGCCCCATTTCCAGGGCAATCCGGCCGGAGGATACGGCCGAAGCACTGTCGAAATACCTCAAGAGCCAGCAGCGAGGCCGTGAAGAATACGCCCTGATGGTACAGGCGTTTTACGACCTGATTACCGACTTTTACGAGTATGGATGGGGCCGGTCGTTTCACTTCGCGCCGGGCAGGGACGGCGTGTCTTTCGAGGATTGCCTCACCGGCCACCAGCACTTTCTGGGCGAAGCGATCGGCCTGAAGCCGGGCATGAAAGTGCTGGATTTCGGTTGCGGCGTAGGCGGCCCGCAGCGCTCCATAGCAAGAAAATTCGGCGCCTCGATTGTCGGGCTGAATATCAGCGAATACCAGATCGGGAAGTGCACCACATACGCCAGGAAAGAGGGCCTCGAGGATATCTGCAGCGTCTTGCACGGCGATTTCATGGATATACCGGCGGAAGACGGGAGCTTCGACGCCGCTTACCATATCGAGGCCATTGCTCACGCCCCGGACAAGACGGCCGCCTATGCCGAGGCATTCCGGATTTTGCGGCCGGGGGCATTCTTTGCCGGCTACGACTGGTGCATGACCCCGCTGTACGACGACGGCAACCCGGAGCACCGCGAAATCAGGCAGGGCATCGAATACGGCAACGCCCTGCCGCAAATCGCTTCATTCGCAGACATCACCGATGGCCTCCGCGCGTGCGGCTTCGAGGCGATCGAGGCGCGGGACCGCGCGCCGGATGCCGATCCGGAGACGCCGTGGTACCGGCCGCTGGAAGGCAGTGCGCGGACGCTGAAAAGTTTGCCGCGGACACCTCTCGGCCGCAGGATCACCACGGGCGTCCTGCGCGTTCTGGAACGCGTACGTGCCGTGCCCAAAGGATCGTTGGCAATATCGGAAGTACTCAACGTGGCGGCCGACAGCCTCGTGGCCGGAGGGCGCCTGGGGATATTCACGCCCATGTACTACCACAAGGCGCGCAAGCCGGAATGA